A stretch of Brassica napus cultivar Da-Ae chromosome C6, Da-Ae, whole genome shotgun sequence DNA encodes these proteins:
- the LOC106404753 gene encoding deSI-like protein At4g17486 — MPPVILYLKMLCRKNSSVVDRGNVPVYLNVYDLTPINGYAYWFGLGVYHSGVEVHGIEYAFGAHEYPSTGIFEGEPKQCEEFTFRKSILIGKTDLGPLEVRATMDELADKYKGSSYNLITNNCNHFCDDTCMKLTGNQIPSWVNRLARMGFICNCVLPATINATKLGDNRVNQDKTCEAEANTKKLTSVSSREGSTTDTPSPSSSSPSVQVRGRSRKRRPRRAMQPSSTLILSSFTT; from the exons ATGCCGCCGGTGATACTCTACCTGAAAATGCTCTGCAGGAAAAACTCAAGCGTCGTGGATAGAGGAAATGTTCCTGTGTATCTCAATGTGTACGATCTAACTCCCATCAATGGCTACGCTTACTGGTTTGGTCTTGGTGTTTACCACTCTGGTGTTGAAG ttcaTGGTATAGAGTATGCTTTTGGAGCTCATGAATATCCAAGTACTGGAATATTCGAAGGAGAACCGAAGCAATGCGAAGAGTTTACGTTTAGGAAATCAATTTTGATTGGTAAAACGGATCTTGGGCCATTGGAAGTGAGGGCTACGATGGATGAACTTGCAGACAAGTACAAAGGAAGTTCTTACAATCTCATTACCAACAACTGCAACCACTTCTGTGACGACACGTGTATGAAGTTAACCGGGAATCAAATTCCTAGTTGGGTTAACCGTCTTGCAAGAATGG GATTCATATGCAACTGTGTACTTCCTGCAACCATAAACGCGACCAAGCTCGGGGACAACCGAGTCAACCAAGACAAAACATGTGAAGCAGAAGCTAACACGAAGAAACTGACGAGTGTATCAAGCAGAGAGGGGTCTACTACTGATACACCTTCGCCATCATCTTCATCTCCTTCAGTTCAAGTTCGTGGCCGAAGCAGGAAAAGGCGTCCTCGTCGTGCCATGCAACCTTCATCGACATTGATTCTCAGCTCTTTCACCACTTGA
- the LOC106404643 gene encoding protein MNN4: MLRGRSSWVGFATRLKHYRIRGMCTKGENKPEKTELSDVVVSRYDETYKKLDKLDFVTAAKILFTEPPKKNKFGLDWHVVQFIIVCLPSLAVYLVAQYARRKMKIMDAELGEKKRKEEEKKEKEEAEKKALGEAEATKSQEELAEMKKRLGKIEETIKEIVLEAKKPSGNGPTKTQDDQSTKLPPKDESKPSKEHKDNVQKQGENRANVDSP, translated from the exons ATGCTTCGCGGCAGAAGCTCGTGGGTCGGATTCGCGACCCGGTTGAAACACTATAGGATCCGAGGGATGTGCACTAAAGGAGAGAACAAACCGGAGAAGACGGAATTGAGTGATGTTGTTGTTTCTCGATACGACGAGACGTACAAGAAACTGGATAAGCTCGATTTCGTGACGGCTGCGAAGATCTTGTTCACTGAACCACCCAAGAAGAATAAATTTGG GCTTGACTGGCATGTGGTGCAGTTCATTATCGTCTGCTTGCCATCTCTAG CTGTGTATCTAGTTGCTCAATATGCTCGCCGTAAAATGAAGATCATGGACGCT GAACttggagagaagaagagaaaagaagaagaaaagaaagagaaagaagaagctgAAAAGAAGGCCTTAGGAGAAGCAGAAGCAACCAAGTCTCAGGAAGAGCTAGCTGAGATGAAAAAGAGACTGGGAAAAATCGAAGAGACTATAAAAGAGATTGTTCTGGAAGCAAAGAAACCTTCAGGGAATGGTCCAACCAAAACCCAAGACGATCAATCTACTAAACTCCCACCAAAAGATGAGTCTAAACCGAGCAAGGAACACAAGGACAATGTACAGAAACAAGGTGAGAATCGAGCAAATGTGGATTCACCCTAG